Proteins encoded in a region of the Variovorax sp. PAMC 28711 genome:
- a CDS encoding IS3 family transposase (programmed frameshift): MNKSNKFSPEVRERAVRLVLEHRGEYPSLWLAVESIAPKIGCVPQTLLTWVKRHEIDSGARDGVTTSEAQRVKELEREVKELRRANEILKVASAFFGPGGARPPIQVLRELIDEHRDTFGVEPICKVLQISPSGYRRHAALRREPERRCARAQSDDILATEIKRVWQANMQVYGAEKVWRQLAREGTAAARCTVERLMKRLGLRGVMRGKVVRTTISDRRAPCPLDKVNRQFKADRPNQLWVSDFTYVSTWQGWQYVAFVIDVYARRIVGWRVSSSMTTDFVLDALEQALYARQPERDRSLVAHSDRGSQYVSVRYSERLAEAGVEPSVGSKGDSYDNALAETVNGLYKAELIHRRAPWKTKESLELATLEWVSWFNHHRLLEPIGYIPPAEAEANYYRHLAEQAVIPA; this comes from the exons ATGAACAAGTCGAACAAGTTCTCACCTGAGGTCCGCGAGCGCGCGGTGCGCCTGGTGTTGGAACACCGCGGGGAGTACCCCTCGCTGTGGCTGGCGGTCGAATCGATTGCCCCGAAGATCGGCTGCGTGCCGCAGACGCTGCTGACATGGGTCAAGCGTCACGAGATAGATTCCGGCGCGCGCGATGGCGTAACGACGTCGGAGGCGCAGCGCGTCAAAGAGCTCGAACGCGAGGTCAAGGAATTGCGCCGGGCCAACGAGATCCTGAAGGTGGCGAGTGCGTTTTTCG GCCCAGGCGGAGCTCGACCGCCGATTCAAGTCCTGAGAGAGCTCATCGACGAGCATCGCGATACGTTCGGGGTCGAGCCGATCTGCAAGGTTTTGCAGATCTCCCCGTCCGGGTATCGACGGCATGCGGCGCTTCGTCGCGAGCCGGAACGGCGCTGCGCACGAGCGCAGAGCGATGACATTCTTGCAACAGAGATCAAGCGCGTCTGGCAAGCCAACATGCAGGTCTACGGCGCCGAGAAGGTCTGGCGGCAGTTGGCTCGCGAAGGCACAGCGGCGGCCCGATGCACGGTTGAACGGCTGATGAAACGCCTCGGACTTCGCGGCGTCATGCGGGGCAAAGTCGTACGAACGACGATCAGCGACCGCAGGGCGCCGTGCCCGCTGGACAAAGTCAACAGGCAGTTCAAGGCCGACAGGCCGAATCAGCTTTGGGTCTCGGACTTCACGTACGTCTCTACCTGGCAAGGCTGGCAATACGTGGCCTTCGTCATCGACGTCTACGCCAGACGCATCGTAGGCTGGCGAGTCAGCAGTTCGATGACGACAGACTTCGTCCTTGATGCCCTGGAGCAGGCACTGTACGCAAGGCAGCCGGAACGCGATCGAAGCCTTGTGGCGCACTCCGACAGGGGCTCGCAATACGTCTCTGTCCGCTACAGCGAGCGGTTAGCAGAGGCCGGCGTGGAGCCGTCGGTTGGCAGCAAAGGCGACAGCTACGACAACGCTCTGGCCGAGACGGTCAACGGTCTCTACAAGGCCGAATTGATCCATCGCCGGGCGCCTTGGAAGACGAAGGAGTCCTTGGAACTCGCGACGCTCGAATGGGTGTCTTGGTTCAATCACCATCGACTGCTGGAGCCCATTGGCTACATCCCGCCCGCCGAGGCTGAGGCAAACTACTACCGGCATCTCGCCGAGCAGGCCGTCATACCGGCCTGA
- a CDS encoding DUF6708 domain-containing protein: MAGWASGEGMVYAVNPVYLETGQGGNSPMRGWGAFLFLFFCTFVPWTGIQNFIWCWQLWQAGEFGWAQFGLLIISTCVSLLGLLVGGFYLVTSFLNVTDPLVRFDIKRQKVWMWTGKGPIEMDWSNMVPRIESSVASAYATVKIYRGQFAELGLDGQPLKTRGIPHVIQCGQASAAEEGVKPSMEFVRLYMERGITALPQVEKLLKHRPKWWAMVNLIGMGDAWVAWKANRDKPGLSPAPITSTVVMIVLFPILFPLQFTNWVALRFAPIPKWPKDVEALHEKELAELAARAAQPRRRPVIRLNGELVSGGDGEGV, from the coding sequence TTGGCCGGCTGGGCCAGTGGCGAGGGCATGGTGTACGCCGTGAACCCGGTGTATCTGGAGACGGGCCAAGGAGGCAACTCGCCGATGCGGGGGTGGGGGGCATTTCTATTTCTATTTTTTTGCACTTTCGTTCCATGGACGGGAATTCAGAACTTCATATGGTGTTGGCAACTTTGGCAAGCTGGCGAATTCGGATGGGCGCAGTTCGGGCTATTGATCATTAGCACCTGTGTTTCGTTACTCGGCCTTCTTGTCGGCGGCTTCTATCTCGTCACCTCCTTCCTCAACGTCACCGACCCCCTTGTGCGCTTCGACATCAAGCGCCAGAAGGTCTGGATGTGGACCGGCAAAGGCCCCATCGAAATGGACTGGTCGAACATGGTCCCGCGCATTGAATCGAGCGTTGCCAGTGCCTACGCGACCGTCAAGATCTATCGGGGCCAGTTCGCAGAACTGGGCCTTGATGGCCAACCCCTCAAGACCCGGGGCATCCCCCACGTCATTCAGTGCGGCCAGGCCTCCGCGGCAGAAGAGGGCGTCAAGCCTTCGATGGAGTTTGTGCGCCTGTACATGGAACGCGGAATCACTGCGCTGCCCCAGGTCGAAAAACTCCTCAAGCACCGTCCGAAGTGGTGGGCCATGGTCAACCTCATCGGCATGGGCGACGCGTGGGTGGCCTGGAAGGCCAACCGGGACAAGCCCGGCTTGTCTCCCGCACCAATCACCAGCACCGTGGTCATGATCGTGCTGTTCCCGATCCTGTTTCCGCTGCAGTTCACGAACTGGGTGGCCCTGAGGTTCGCGCCCATTCCCAAGTGGCCCAAGGACGTAGAGGCCCTGCACGAGAAGGAGTTGGCCGAACTCGCCGCGCGCGCTGCGCAGCCCAGACGCCGACCGGTGATTCGGCTCAACGGCGAACTCGTCAGTGGTGGGGATGGCGAAGGCGTTTGA
- a CDS encoding alpha/beta fold hydrolase encodes MQLVVNGHTTYCYTGGKDIDKSKPTVVFIHGVLNDHSVWILQSRWFANHGWNVLAVDLPGHCKSAGAPPASVEAAADFVVALLDAAGVEKAALVGHSFGSLIALETTARAPHRVTHLALVGTAYPMVVSPALLDASLNDPQRAITMVNNFSHSLLAPPPSSLGPGTWLYGGSRALMRRVLASNRDANVFHIGFKACNDYANGEAAMATVTAAASCPVLFLLGASDQMTPPRATKALTRQAPGAKVALVNGGHALMSEAPDETLFALRDFLGSSR; translated from the coding sequence ATGCAACTCGTCGTCAACGGCCACACCACCTACTGCTACACCGGCGGCAAGGACATCGACAAAAGCAAGCCCACGGTGGTTTTCATTCACGGCGTGCTGAACGACCACAGCGTGTGGATCCTGCAGAGCCGCTGGTTCGCCAACCACGGCTGGAACGTGCTGGCCGTCGACCTGCCCGGCCACTGCAAGAGCGCGGGCGCGCCGCCGGCCAGCGTCGAAGCAGCGGCGGACTTCGTCGTTGCCCTGCTCGACGCAGCGGGCGTCGAGAAGGCTGCATTGGTCGGCCACAGCTTCGGGTCGCTCATCGCGCTGGAAACCACGGCACGCGCGCCGCACCGCGTGACGCACCTGGCGCTCGTCGGCACCGCCTACCCGATGGTCGTGTCACCGGCGCTGCTGGACGCATCGCTCAACGACCCGCAGCGCGCCATCACGATGGTCAACAACTTCTCGCACTCGCTGCTGGCCCCGCCGCCCTCGTCACTCGGCCCCGGCACCTGGCTCTACGGCGGCTCGCGCGCACTGATGCGCCGCGTGCTCGCGAGCAACCGCGACGCCAACGTCTTCCACATCGGCTTCAAGGCCTGCAACGACTACGCGAACGGCGAAGCGGCGATGGCGACCGTGACCGCAGCGGCGTCATGCCCCGTGCTGTTCCTGCTCGGCGCGTCGGACCAGATGACGCCGCCGCGCGCCACCAAGGCGCTGACCCGCCAAGCGCCCGGCGCGAAGGTGGCGCTGGTGAACGGAGGGCACGCGCTGATGTCGGAGGCGCCGGATGAGACGCTGTTTGCGCTGCGGGATTTTTTGGGGAGCTCACGCTGA
- a CDS encoding O-acetylhomoserine aminocarboxypropyltransferase — protein sequence MPGYSDPGFDTLALHAGASPDPTTGARAVPIHLTTSFVFESSDHAASLFNLERAGHVYSRISNPTNAVLEQRVAALEGGIGAIATASGQAALHLSIATLMGAGSHIVASTALYGGSQNLLHYTMRRFGIETTFVKPNDLDGWRAAIRPETKLLFGETVGNPGLDVLDIPAVSDIAHEAGVPLLVDSTLTSPYLIKPFDHGADLVYHSATKFLSGHGTVIGGVVVDGGSFDWERSGKFAELTEAYAGFHNMVFSEESTVGAFLLRARREGLRDFGACMSPHTAWLILQGIETLPLRMERHIDNTQKVVEFLAAHPFVSRVGHPLIESHPSHALAQKLLRHGARGAGAVFSFDLEGSREQGKTFIEALKLFSHLANVGDCRSLVIHPASTTHFRMTDEALAGAGISQGTIRLSIGLEDPADLIDDLKRALKAAEKAGA from the coding sequence ATGCCTGGCTATTCCGACCCCGGTTTCGACACCCTCGCGCTGCATGCGGGTGCATCGCCCGACCCCACGACCGGCGCACGTGCGGTGCCGATCCACCTCACCACCTCATTCGTCTTCGAATCGAGCGACCACGCGGCCTCGCTCTTCAACCTGGAGCGCGCGGGGCACGTCTACAGCCGCATCAGCAACCCGACGAACGCGGTGCTCGAACAGCGCGTGGCGGCGCTCGAAGGCGGCATCGGCGCCATCGCCACCGCCAGCGGCCAGGCCGCGCTGCACCTCTCCATCGCGACGCTGATGGGCGCGGGCTCGCACATCGTCGCGAGCACCGCGCTCTACGGCGGCTCGCAGAACCTGCTGCACTACACGATGCGCCGCTTCGGCATCGAGACCACCTTCGTCAAGCCGAACGACCTCGACGGCTGGCGCGCCGCCATCCGGCCCGAGACCAAGCTGCTGTTCGGCGAAACGGTCGGCAATCCAGGGCTCGACGTGCTCGACATCCCGGCCGTCAGCGACATCGCGCACGAAGCCGGCGTGCCGCTGCTGGTCGATTCGACACTGACCTCGCCCTACCTCATCAAGCCCTTCGACCACGGCGCCGACCTGGTCTACCACTCGGCCACCAAGTTCCTGTCCGGCCACGGCACCGTGATCGGCGGCGTGGTGGTCGATGGCGGCAGCTTCGACTGGGAGCGCTCGGGCAAGTTCGCCGAACTCACCGAGGCCTACGCGGGCTTTCACAACATGGTCTTCAGCGAGGAAAGCACCGTCGGCGCCTTCCTGCTGCGCGCGCGCCGCGAAGGCCTGCGCGACTTCGGCGCCTGCATGAGCCCGCACACCGCGTGGCTCATCCTGCAGGGCATCGAGACGCTGCCGCTGCGCATGGAGCGGCACATCGACAACACGCAGAAGGTCGTCGAGTTTCTGGCGGCGCATCCGTTCGTGTCGCGCGTGGGGCATCCGCTGATCGAATCGCACCCGAGCCACGCGCTTGCGCAGAAGCTGCTGCGCCACGGCGCACGCGGCGCCGGCGCGGTGTTCAGTTTCGATTTGGAAGGCAGCCGCGAGCAGGGCAAAACCTTCATCGAAGCGCTCAAGCTCTTCAGCCACCTCGCCAACGTCGGCGACTGCCGCAGCCTGGTGATTCACCCGGCCAGCACCACGCACTTCCGCATGACCGACGAGGCGCTGGCCGGCGCCGGCATTTCGCAGGGAACGATCCGCCTGTCGATCGGCCTCGAAGACCCGGCCGACCTCATCGACGACCTGAAGCGCGCGCTCAAGGCCGCAGAAAAGGCGGGTGCGTGA
- a CDS encoding CBS domain-containing protein, with the protein MKVSDILRVKGNTLFTVTPDEPLSTAVSAMAEKDIGSLVVMEHGDLVGMLTFREVILAIVANGGQLGGTQVRKAMDDAPVTCTVETELDEIRRIMLARHARYMPVMDQRMLMGVISFYDVAKAVVDSQNFENKMLKAYIRDWPAEEEDTPGKK; encoded by the coding sequence ATGAAGGTCAGCGACATCCTGCGGGTCAAGGGCAACACCCTTTTCACCGTCACGCCCGATGAGCCTTTGTCGACCGCGGTGTCGGCCATGGCCGAAAAAGACATCGGCTCGCTCGTCGTCATGGAGCATGGCGACCTCGTTGGCATGCTGACTTTTCGCGAGGTGATCCTGGCGATCGTCGCCAACGGCGGCCAGCTCGGCGGTACCCAGGTGCGCAAGGCGATGGACGATGCGCCGGTCACCTGCACCGTCGAAACCGAGCTCGACGAAATCCGCCGCATCATGCTCGCGCGCCACGCCCGCTACATGCCGGTGATGGACCAGCGGATGTTGATGGGCGTGATCAGTTTCTACGACGTCGCCAAGGCGGTGGTCGACAGCCAGAATTTCGAGAACAAGATGCTCAAGGCCTACATCCGCGACTGGCCGGCCGAAGAAGAAGACACACCCGGCAAGAAGTAG
- the treY gene encoding malto-oligosyltrehalose synthase, translating into MRDRPAARAGARLPGPAGHVARRRTGRLCRRSRCQVRSAHAALPALLRTRCPAARQAFADFCVERGEPLRRHALFEALQAHFHEADETVWGWPVWPDAYRTPEAPAVAQFAETHAERIGYYQYLQWQAAKQLAHVGAQCGALGMAVGLYLDLAVSVDRAGSDAWGEQSMFALGASVGAPPDEFNPNGQGWGLPPLRPDRLRESGYRFFIETLRGSMRAAGALRIDHVMGLMRLFWIPPGQTPHDGAYVHYALQEMLAIVAIESERQQCMVIGEDLGTVADEMRDALARFQVLSYRLMYFERHHDGDFKAPAEYPRHALVAISTHDLATLTGWWAGHDLRLRLSLGLFPNSELFEKQLFDRAQERVRLLLAVQRAGLLSVDAVAEATGAQTLPPAVVAAIHAYLASTPSQVMMVQLEDAIGMLEQANMPGTTDSHPNWRRKLALDLQQLAVDPQTLQLCDTLAAIRPHPAVHGDTRRTINTVIPRATYRLQFHKDFRFDDAIAILPYLAKLGVSHIYCSPIQRARPGSTHGYDVVAHDEINPELGGREGFERFSAALKSHNMGQLLDLVPNHMGVLAADNAWWLDVLENGPASLYAQHFDIDWQPLNVELQGKVLLPVLGDHYGDVLARGELVLAFDADTGSLALHYHEHSFPLAPETYPRVLQRAESRIDDVELSASIASIASSFGHLPTRDATEPESVAERARDKEVLKNRLARLVVRQLTVAQAIAAAVAEFNVPAERDTLHALLELQAYRLAFWRVAADEINYRRFFDINELAALRIEREEVFEATQGMALDLAAAGVVDGLRIDHPDGLYDPARYFERLQRGFAQRAGLALPGPDENGRPARPLYVVAEKIAASHEEVPVEWHIHGTTGYRFATVVNGVLLNSAADERFTRIWRSFSGVEEAFDELSYRGKRAIMRNALSSELNVLSTELLRIARADRHTRDYTLNTLRRALAEVAACMQVYRSYIVDTPSDQDRHYIEQAVELARTRSLDADESVFDFVRRTLLAETVVDAPDAQRARVQRFAMRFQQFSAPVTAKGVEDTAFYRYFPLSSLNEVGGEPAHFGMTVAAFHTASADRSVRWPHTMLATSTHDNKRSEDVRNRINVLSEMPAAWRLALRRWRAMNVAPEGVAMPSAADQYLLYQTLLGTLPAGGLDEAAREKYAERIERYALKAARESKAHTSWVVPNPDYEAALTGFVHRLLGSVQGNVFLDDVQALGATLAWYGALNSLSMTLIKYASPGVPDLYQGNELMDLSLVDPDNRRPVDYALRSRWLDALDDMAQQPGLPAAVQALAAAPHDGRAKLWLTRRLLALRQAQPALFRDGDYLALTTSGNKASHLVAFTRRHEKASLVVLAGRLFAGLPVEAQTLPAGAAAWGDTLVKMPHWPEGTQFENLLTGETLAVTNGALRIATAFAHFPGAALLAL; encoded by the coding sequence TTGCGAGACCGCCCAGCAGCGCGTGCAGGCGCCCGACTTCCAGGCCCGGCTGGCCACGTTGCGCGACGCCGAACTGGTCGACTATGTCGGCGTAGCCGCTGCCAAGTTCGAAGTGCTCACGCTGCTCTACCGGCACTTCTGCGAACGCGGTGCCCCGCGGCGCGGCAGGCCTTCGCCGATTTCTGCGTCGAGCGCGGCGAGCCGCTGCGCCGGCACGCGCTGTTCGAAGCGTTGCAGGCCCATTTCCACGAGGCCGACGAAACGGTCTGGGGCTGGCCGGTCTGGCCCGACGCCTATCGCACGCCCGAAGCGCCCGCCGTCGCGCAGTTTGCCGAGACCCACGCCGAGCGCATCGGCTACTACCAGTACCTGCAGTGGCAGGCCGCCAAACAGCTTGCCCACGTGGGCGCGCAGTGCGGCGCACTGGGCATGGCCGTGGGGCTCTACCTCGACCTGGCGGTATCGGTCGACCGCGCGGGCTCGGACGCATGGGGCGAGCAATCGATGTTCGCGCTCGGTGCGAGCGTCGGGGCGCCGCCCGACGAATTCAATCCCAACGGGCAGGGCTGGGGCTTGCCTCCGCTGCGGCCCGACCGGCTGCGCGAGAGCGGCTATCGCTTCTTCATCGAGACGCTGCGCGGCAGCATGCGCGCTGCGGGCGCGCTGCGCATCGACCACGTCATGGGCCTCATGCGCCTGTTCTGGATTCCGCCGGGCCAGACCCCGCACGACGGCGCTTACGTGCACTACGCGCTGCAAGAAATGCTGGCCATCGTCGCCATCGAGAGCGAGCGCCAGCAGTGCATGGTGATCGGCGAAGACCTCGGCACCGTCGCCGACGAAATGCGCGACGCATTGGCGCGCTTCCAGGTGCTGTCGTATCGCCTGATGTACTTCGAGCGTCATCACGATGGCGACTTCAAGGCGCCGGCCGAATACCCGCGCCATGCGCTCGTGGCGATCAGCACGCACGACCTCGCCACGCTCACCGGCTGGTGGGCCGGGCATGACCTGCGCCTGCGCCTGTCGCTCGGCCTGTTCCCGAACTCCGAGCTGTTCGAAAAGCAGTTGTTCGACCGCGCGCAAGAGCGCGTTCGCCTGCTGCTCGCGGTGCAGCGCGCCGGCCTGCTGTCGGTCGACGCGGTGGCGGAGGCCACGGGCGCGCAGACCCTGCCGCCAGCCGTGGTCGCGGCCATTCATGCCTACCTCGCCAGCACGCCGTCGCAAGTGATGATGGTGCAGCTGGAAGACGCGATCGGCATGCTCGAGCAGGCCAACATGCCGGGTACCACCGACTCGCACCCCAACTGGCGTCGCAAGCTCGCGCTCGACCTGCAGCAGCTGGCGGTCGATCCGCAAACGCTGCAGCTGTGCGACACGCTGGCCGCCATTCGCCCGCACCCCGCCGTGCACGGCGACACGCGCCGCACGATCAACACGGTGATCCCGCGCGCGACGTACCGGCTGCAGTTCCACAAGGACTTCCGCTTCGACGACGCGATCGCGATCCTCCCCTATCTGGCGAAGCTCGGCGTGAGCCACATCTACTGCTCGCCGATCCAGCGCGCACGCCCGGGCAGCACGCACGGCTACGACGTGGTGGCGCACGACGAGATCAACCCCGAGCTCGGTGGCCGCGAAGGCTTCGAGCGCTTCAGCGCCGCGCTGAAGTCGCACAACATGGGGCAGCTGCTCGACCTGGTGCCTAACCACATGGGCGTGCTCGCCGCCGACAACGCCTGGTGGCTCGACGTGCTGGAAAACGGTCCGGCTTCGCTTTACGCGCAGCACTTCGACATCGACTGGCAACCGCTCAACGTGGAGCTGCAGGGCAAGGTGCTGCTGCCCGTGCTCGGCGATCACTACGGCGACGTGCTGGCGCGCGGCGAACTCGTGCTGGCTTTCGATGCCGACACCGGCAGCCTCGCGCTGCACTACCACGAGCACAGCTTTCCGCTCGCCCCTGAAACGTACCCCCGCGTGCTGCAGCGCGCCGAATCGCGCATCGACGATGTCGAGTTGTCGGCCAGCATCGCGAGCATCGCCTCGTCGTTCGGCCACCTGCCCACGCGCGACGCGACCGAGCCCGAATCGGTGGCCGAGCGCGCGCGCGACAAGGAGGTTTTGAAGAACCGGCTCGCGCGCCTGGTGGTCCGCCAGTTGACGGTGGCGCAGGCCATCGCCGCGGCGGTGGCAGAGTTCAACGTGCCGGCCGAGCGCGACACGCTGCACGCCCTGCTCGAACTGCAGGCCTACCGCCTCGCGTTCTGGCGCGTGGCGGCCGACGAAATCAACTACCGCCGCTTCTTCGACATCAACGAGCTCGCCGCATTGCGCATCGAGCGCGAAGAAGTGTTCGAGGCCACGCAAGGCATGGCGCTCGACCTCGCCGCAGCCGGCGTGGTCGATGGGCTGCGCATCGACCACCCCGACGGTTTGTACGATCCGGCGCGTTACTTCGAGCGCCTGCAGCGTGGCTTTGCGCAGCGCGCCGGCCTCGCGTTGCCCGGCCCCGACGAAAACGGCCGCCCGGCGCGTCCGCTCTATGTGGTCGCCGAAAAAATCGCAGCCTCGCACGAAGAGGTGCCCGTGGAATGGCATATCCACGGCACCACGGGCTATCGCTTCGCGACGGTGGTGAACGGCGTGCTCCTCAATTCCGCGGCCGATGAACGCTTCACGCGCATCTGGCGCAGCTTCAGCGGCGTGGAAGAGGCTTTCGACGAGCTGTCGTACCGCGGCAAGCGCGCCATCATGCGCAACGCGCTGTCGTCCGAACTCAATGTGCTGTCGACCGAGTTGCTGCGCATTGCGCGCGCCGACCGCCATACGCGCGACTACACGCTCAACACGCTGCGCCGCGCGCTGGCCGAAGTGGCCGCCTGCATGCAGGTGTATCGCAGCTACATCGTCGACACGCCGTCCGATCAGGACCGTCACTACATCGAGCAGGCCGTCGAGCTGGCGCGCACGCGCAGCCTCGACGCCGACGAATCGGTGTTCGATTTCGTGCGGCGCACGCTGCTGGCCGAAACCGTGGTTGATGCACCCGACGCGCAGCGCGCGCGCGTGCAGCGCTTCGCCATGCGCTTCCAGCAGTTCAGCGCGCCAGTCACGGCCAAGGGCGTGGAGGACACGGCGTTCTACCGCTACTTCCCGCTGAGTTCGCTCAACGAAGTGGGCGGCGAGCCGGCGCATTTCGGCATGACGGTCGCGGCCTTTCACACCGCCAGCGCCGACCGCTCGGTGCGCTGGCCGCACACCATGCTCGCCACGTCGACGCACGACAACAAGCGCTCCGAAGACGTGCGCAACCGCATCAACGTGCTGTCCGAAATGCCCGCGGCATGGCGGCTCGCGCTGCGCCGATGGCGCGCGATGAACGTCGCACCCGAAGGCGTCGCGATGCCTTCGGCGGCCGACCAGTATTTGCTCTACCAGACGCTGCTGGGAACGCTGCCGGCCGGTGGCCTCGACGAGGCCGCGCGCGAGAAGTACGCCGAGCGCATCGAACGTTATGCGCTGAAGGCGGCGCGCGAATCGAAGGCGCACACCAGCTGGGTCGTGCCCAACCCCGACTACGAGGCGGCGCTCACCGGCTTCGTGCATCGCCTGCTGGGCAGCGTGCAGGGCAACGTGTTCCTCGATGACGTGCAGGCACTCGGTGCCACGCTGGCCTGGTACGGCGCGCTCAACAGTTTGTCGATGACCCTGATCAAGTACGCGTCGCCGGGCGTGCCGGACCTGTACCAGGGCAATGAACTGATGGACCTGAGCCTGGTCGACCCCGACAACCGCCGCCCGGTCGACTACGCGCTGCGCTCCCGCTGGCTCGACGCGCTCGACGACATGGCGCAGCAGCCCGGGCTGCCCGCCGCCGTGCAGGCGCTTGCCGCCGCACCGCACGACGGCCGCGCCAAGCTCTGGCTGACGCGCCGCCTGCTCGCCTTGCGCCAGGCGCAGCCGGCGCTGTTTCGTGACGGCGACTACCTCGCGCTGACCACGTCGGGCAACAAGGCATCGCACCTGGTGGCGTTCACCCGGCGGCACGAGAAGGCGTCGCTCGTCGTGCTGGCGGGCCGCCTGTTTGCCGGCTTGCCGGTCGAGGCGCAGACCTTGCCGGCCGGCGCCGCGGCGTGGGGCGACACGCTGGTCAAGATGCCTCACTGGCCCGAAGGCACGCAGTTCGAAAACCTGCTGACCGGCGAGACGCTGGCCGTGACGAACGGCGCGTTGCGCATCGCCACTGCCTTCGCGCACTTTCCGGGCGCGGCGTTGCTGGCGCTCTGA
- the treZ gene encoding malto-oligosyltrehalose trehalohydrolase gives MKYTHTMPFGAAVHDNGVRFTFWAPDTALIALERNGLAAAPMTRDADGWHRLDVPDARAGDRYQFRLPDGHLVPDPASRSNPDDVHAASEVVDPQAYDWKDAEWRGRPWTEAVIYELHIGTFTPEGTFVAAQRRLADLVALGITVIEILPVADFPGARGWGYDGVLLFAPTAPYGTPDELKALVDAAHGLGLMVLMDVVYNHFGPEGNYLHAGSPSFFNAAHQTPWGSAINYDGDSSRTVRDFFVHNALYWVEEFRCDGLRMDAVHAIRDDSSPDIVEEICAALRDGPGRERQIHIVLENDANGAHYLERGADGRPLTATAQWNDDLHHAAHVLVTGDTDGYYADYADDPVAQFGLALAQGFVYQGQASVFRDGEHRGEKSDQLPLAAFVSFLQTHDQVGNRAFGDRIDALADPAPLRAAYACLLLSPHAPMLFMGEEYAASTPFLYFCDFGPELAAAVSDGRRAEFGKFAAFGDEAARARIPDPNAASTFEASKLKWEEREQSPHREFMAHIAQLLAIRHRALVPRLAGQPRGGRHWRDGEALRVEWPLANGATLQLLAHFGTQKASGIRQLAGQAIYTDGITTDLNDTLSMAPGSVCITLQEDNTHG, from the coding sequence ATGAAATACACCCACACCATGCCCTTCGGGGCCGCCGTGCATGACAACGGCGTGCGCTTCACTTTCTGGGCGCCCGACACCGCGTTGATCGCGCTGGAACGCAACGGCCTTGCCGCTGCGCCGATGACGCGCGACGCGGACGGCTGGCACCGGCTCGACGTGCCCGACGCGCGCGCCGGCGACCGCTACCAGTTCCGCCTGCCAGACGGCCACCTTGTGCCCGACCCCGCATCGCGCAGCAACCCCGACGACGTGCACGCGGCGAGCGAGGTGGTCGATCCGCAGGCCTACGACTGGAAAGACGCCGAGTGGCGCGGCAGGCCCTGGACCGAAGCCGTGATCTATGAACTCCACATCGGCACCTTCACGCCCGAAGGCACTTTCGTGGCGGCCCAGCGCCGGCTGGCAGATCTGGTCGCGCTCGGCATCACGGTGATCGAGATTCTGCCGGTGGCGGATTTTCCCGGCGCGCGCGGCTGGGGCTACGACGGCGTGTTGCTGTTCGCGCCCACGGCACCCTACGGCACGCCCGACGAGCTCAAGGCGCTGGTCGATGCCGCGCACGGCCTCGGCCTCATGGTGCTGATGGACGTGGTCTACAACCATTTCGGGCCCGAAGGCAACTACCTGCATGCCGGCAGCCCGTCGTTCTTCAACGCGGCCCATCAAACGCCGTGGGGCTCGGCCATCAACTACGACGGCGACAGTTCCCGCACGGTGCGCGACTTCTTCGTGCACAACGCGCTGTACTGGGTGGAAGAGTTTCGCTGCGACGGCTTGCGCATGGACGCGGTGCACGCGATCCGCGACGACTCCAGCCCCGACATCGTCGAAGAAATCTGCGCCGCATTGCGCGACGGGCCGGGCCGTGAGCGGCAGATCCATATCGTGCTGGAGAACGACGCCAACGGCGCGCACTACCTGGAGCGCGGCGCCGATGGCCGGCCTCTGACCGCCACCGCGCAATGGAACGACGACCTGCATCATGCGGCGCACGTGCTCGTCACCGGCGACACCGACGGCTACTACGCCGACTACGCCGACGACCCGGTGGCGCAGTTCGGTCTCGCACTGGCGCAGGGCTTCGTTTACCAGGGCCAGGCTTCGGTATTTCGCGACGGCGAGCATCGCGGCGAAAAGAGCGACCAGCTCCCGCTCGCAGCGTTCGTGTCGTTCCTGCAAACGCACGACCAGGTCGGCAACCGCGCGTTCGGCGACCGCATCGATGCACTGGCCGACCCCGCGCCGCTGCGCGCCGCGTACGCTTGCCTGCTGCTGTCGCCCCACGCGCCGATGCTGTTCATGGGCGAGGAATACGCGGCCTCCACGCCGTTCCTGTATTTCTGCGATTTCGGACCCGAACTCGCCGCCGCCGTGTCCGATGGGCGGCGCGCCGAGTTCGGCAAGTTCGCTGCCTTCGGCGACGAAGCCGCGCGCGCGCGCATTCCCGACCCGAACGCGGCCTCGACCTTCGAAGCGTCCAAGCTGAAGTGGGAAGAGCGCGAGCAGAGCCCGCACCGCGAATTCATGGCGCACATCGCGCAGCTGCTCGCCATCCGGCACCGCGCCCTGGTGCCGCGGCTGGCCGGCCAGCCGCGCGGCGGCCGCCACTGGCGCGACGGCGAAGCGTTGCGCGTCGAATGGCCGTTGGCCAACGGCGCCACGCTCCAACTGCTCGCCCACTTCGGCACGCAAAAAGCAAGCGGCATCCGCCAGCTTGCGGGCCAGGCGATCTACACCGACGGCATCACAACCGACCTCAACGACACGCTCAGCATGGCACCCGGATCGGTGTGCATCACGCTGCAGGAAGACAACACCCATGGATGA